One Arachis hypogaea cultivar Tifrunner chromosome 18, arahy.Tifrunner.gnm2.J5K5, whole genome shotgun sequence genomic window, ACACTCaatatatacacatataattaattttttaatattaataataacaaaataacaatGCTACATGatgtataaaatttattattttttatcaactttaataaattttaaattctaaacctaatagatagtataaaaataaaacactAACTAAAACTAGCtagaattgataaaaaaatattgggccaaatatttctcaaaaaaaaaaaacattaaatatacaATCtatctagaaaaattaaaattgaaccgAAACATCTATATCAAATAttggaaaagtatttttttttcttttttaatgagaaccaaaacaaaaaatatataagaatataaaGAGAGTAGGGTGTGATTGaagattgatgaacaaaaaaTAACTAGTATAAATAAGATGGAAACAAGTAGTGCAATAAataacaaattattaattaattgttttatttaatacTAATTCTCACTAATACCCTCTCTtaattgatgatgatgagttgaaTTAGATTGAAGAGTATTTAAAGAAAAGCATTCACTCACCGGTTGGTAGATGAACGTAGCGTAAACCACAATCCACACTTGTTGTAATCATGAGAATCACCatcgccaccaccaccaccacaagtTGAATCAATTTGGCATGATGATCCAttttcatcatcatgatcattaTTAGATGACCCCAATAACATTGAATCTTgttgaaaccctaaccctaaccctaatttcagcatttgttgttgttgatgatgatgatgttcacCATGGCTTCCTATATGGGATGATGAGGAATCAGAACATAATAAAACTTGTGGATTATTGTTTGATCCATGATGATGATGAACTACTTGATTATTGAATGATGATGTGTTGATGACGTCATCGTTTCTTCCTAGCCCCAACCCTAACGTGAgccaattttcttcttcttcttgttgtacATGTCTTTGAGAGTTATGTTCCTTTTCTTGCTCCGCAAAATTGTTGGTATTTTCGAAGTGGTTATGGTGGTGGAAGTGAGAAGAGGAAGCCATGGAAGAAGGAATTGTAAGGTATATAGCTATGGCTACTAATAACTACAACAACAAGAACAGCTATTTTACCTTATAAAGCAACCTTGGCTTGTTTGGTGAAAGATTAAAAAAAGGTTTGTGGTTAGGTTTGGTCCTTTTATGGAACCGGATGCTTTTTTCCACTGTTCTCAACCCACCATTGCAATTTCAATCACACACatactttttttctctttaataatataaaaaatttttttttaagtatacCGATACattgatattttaataatttttaactgttaattttaattataaaaaatataatatgtatataattaaatgaataaagtatcatttttgtctctaacgtttgggataaattctatttgtgtccctaacgtttaaatcgtcttatttgtatccctaacgtttgtaaaagcgTGATTCGATGTTCTTTTGTCATCAATTACACATCATAAGTGctttaatttgagttttaaaaatctctttttgaagttagaatacaaatgtttaTGATAGAATCAATGGTCTACTCtgaaaatagctcatcaaatgttgaaactaatttctacaatatttacataattcact contains:
- the LOC140181687 gene encoding uncharacterized protein, whose translation is MASSSHFHHHNHFENTNNFAEQEKEHNSQRHVQQEEEENWLTLGLGLGRNDDVINTSSFNNQVVHHHHGSNNNPQVLLCSDSSSSHIGSHGEHHHHQQQQMLKLGLGLGFQQDSMLLGSSNNDHDDENGSSCQIDSTCGGGGGDGDSHDYNKCGLWFTLRSSTNRRGEALPQIPKAYIRIRDENMTVFMVKKYLVTKLGLSNEAEIDILCMGESLSQIQTLKQVREAVWIPRLVESLDSTTFSLGDSNHNNNDDYMSLNHIMSLLYRKHCFLN